A segment of the Alistipes communis genome:
GGTCGCTGCGCATCCAGCCCGTCGAGTTCGTCAAGATCGCCACGGCGCTGGCGCTGGCGCGCGTGATGAGCAACTACTCCTTCTCGATCAACCGCTTCGGCGATCTGCTGCGCGTGGGTGTGATCGTCGGCATCCCGATGCTGCTCACCATTCTGCAAAACGACACCGGTTCGGGCATCGTGCTGGGTGCATTCCTCTTCGTCCTCTACCGCGAAGGACTCAACAAGTGGCTCTGCATCCCGATTCTGCTCATCGCTGCGCTCTTCATCGTTTCGTTCCTGCTGACGCCCATGACGCTGCTGGTGCTGCTGATCCTGATCTGCGTGGCGTCGGAGGCGATGATGAACGGCCGATGGCGTTCGCGCATCGTCTACCTCGCCTCGCTGGCGCTCTCGGCCATCGTCCTCTCGTCGTTCATGGGACTCATCGCCCCCGGCACGATGGACATCTACCGCAGCCTGCTGACCGTGACGCTCGCTTCGCTGCCGATCGTGGCGGTCTACGCCTACCGCACGCGGCTGATGAACATCCTGCTCATGGCGGGACTCTTCGTCGTTTCGATGGCCTTCGTCCCGGCGACCGACTATATCTTCGAATCGGTGCTCAAACCGCACCAGCAGGAGCGCATCCTGAGCTACCTGGGCATCGTCGACAAACCGCAGGGGATCGACTACAACGTCAACCAGTCGAAAATCGCCATCGGCTCGGGCGGCCTCTTCGGCAAGGGGTTCCTGCAAGGAACGCAGATCAAATACAACTTCGTGCCCGAAAAACACACCGACTTCATCTTCTGCACCGTCGGCGAGGAGTGGGGGTTTCTGGGCGCCGTCGCGGTGCTCGGCGTCATGTGCCTGCTGCTGTTGCGGCTGATGAAAATGGGCGAACGGCAGGAGGAGCCTTTCGGGCGGGTCTACTGTTACAGCGTGGCGGCGATCCTGCTCTTCCACGTGCTGGTCAACGTGGGCATGACGAT
Coding sequences within it:
- the rodA gene encoding rod shape-determining protein RodA, which produces MQSRIKGGLFQGVDFLAVLYYLLLVAAGCICITAASFDEETADFFAFSHFYIKQYMWVTAVLVVALVVLLLDVRYYHMWAYPLYIIGIVVMICVLIAGKEVNGAKSWIELGSLRIQPVEFVKIATALALARVMSNYSFSINRFGDLLRVGVIVGIPMLLTILQNDTGSGIVLGAFLFVLYREGLNKWLCIPILLIAALFIVSFLLTPMTLLVLLILICVASEAMMNGRWRSRIVYLASLALSAIVLSSFMGLIAPGTMDIYRSLLTVTLASLPIVAVYAYRTRLMNILLMAGLFVVSMAFVPATDYIFESVLKPHQQERILSYLGIVDKPQGIDYNVNQSKIAIGSGGLFGKGFLQGTQIKYNFVPEKHTDFIFCTVGEEWGFLGAVAVLGVMCLLLLRLMKMGERQEEPFGRVYCYSVAAILLFHVLVNVGMTIGLMPVMGIPLPFMSYGGSSLLAFTILLFIAIRLDASTRQFPST